One Alphaproteobacteria bacterium genomic region harbors:
- a CDS encoding AsmA family protein: MGRLRRWLIFACAGLLLALLAPAGLYVWASTRDLSRYQNQIVDQVRRATGRELVIRGQLRVNFTLSPSAVAENVTVSNMEGGSRPEMARISRLILHLDPVSLLLGELRIGRVELAGADILVERDASGRSNLEMTPPVEGSGPHPSERRSLRVRTIPTLPWINRIEANNSTLTLRETADRQTLVVAIERFAGMASATNSPFTIDFAGKINGGEPIVLAGRAGTFDGWMRGLPGELKLEGTFGAGPVSISGSATSKAVGVSGSIEARSMAALAPLLGFPFPETAPVALTFKLSNPRAVTKVEIVELRIGSSVAKGDVTLRKDRQNRPMIALNLAADKVELADLRARTPQPMVAQPGVSPVLPPGATVPPPPSADQRVIPADPYPFEMIRRWNASVSVKIAELGGMSVKVQDLSIALALSNGKLTLRPAATIGGGQAGFDIQIDVAPNNPVTTINASSSRVPLNEILTLLGFGTGFSDLAVDIDLRLRGTGRSLRDAMGVASGSVEFAASSGVMAPDALPVFPPQWSKLLAFGEPGNGHINCIGGRIDINNGVASMRRFALDAPRFTAVGGGYLHMRNEQLEVVLWSEPREVALMQIAVPLRIKGNLARVSGNVDMGANKLPAGVPPQVRIPSLTAAIAASGRRPPGDAGSAASPNACARVAARIDGLRPLMRLQLPQPPAIPIDRPPRPPRRPR, from the coding sequence ATGGGACGTCTCAGACGCTGGCTGATCTTCGCATGCGCGGGCCTTCTCCTGGCCCTGCTGGCGCCGGCTGGCCTCTATGTCTGGGCCAGTACGCGCGATCTGAGCCGCTACCAGAACCAGATCGTCGACCAGGTGCGCCGCGCCACGGGCCGTGAATTGGTGATCAGGGGACAGCTCCGCGTCAACTTCACCCTGTCGCCTTCCGCGGTGGCGGAGAACGTCACGGTATCGAACATGGAAGGCGGCAGCCGGCCGGAGATGGCGCGCATCAGCCGGCTGATTCTGCACCTCGATCCGGTCTCTCTGCTGCTGGGCGAGCTGCGCATAGGTCGCGTCGAGCTGGCCGGCGCCGATATTCTGGTGGAGCGCGATGCCAGTGGCCGCTCGAACCTGGAAATGACGCCACCGGTGGAAGGTTCGGGGCCGCATCCCAGCGAGCGCCGCTCGCTGCGCGTGCGTACGATCCCCACTCTTCCCTGGATCAATCGCATCGAGGCAAACAACTCGACGCTCACTCTGCGCGAGACCGCTGACCGCCAGACCCTGGTCGTGGCCATCGAGCGCTTCGCGGGCATGGCCTCGGCGACCAACTCGCCGTTCACCATCGACTTCGCCGGCAAGATCAATGGCGGTGAGCCGATCGTACTCGCCGGCCGTGCCGGCACCTTCGATGGCTGGATGCGGGGATTGCCCGGCGAGCTGAAGCTCGAGGGCACGTTCGGGGCGGGCCCCGTTTCCATCAGCGGATCCGCGACCAGCAAGGCGGTGGGCGTCAGCGGCTCGATCGAGGCCCGCTCGATGGCCGCGCTGGCGCCGCTGCTGGGGTTCCCGTTTCCGGAAACCGCGCCCGTTGCCCTGACCTTCAAGCTTTCCAATCCGCGCGCCGTTACAAAGGTCGAGATCGTCGAGCTGCGCATCGGCTCGAGCGTCGCCAAGGGAGACGTTACCCTGCGCAAGGACCGGCAGAATCGCCCGATGATTGCCCTCAACCTGGCCGCCGACAAGGTCGAGCTCGCCGATCTGCGCGCGCGGACGCCCCAGCCCATGGTCGCCCAGCCTGGCGTCAGCCCCGTCCTTCCACCGGGTGCGACGGTGCCCCCGCCACCCTCGGCGGATCAGCGAGTGATCCCGGCCGATCCCTATCCGTTTGAGATGATCCGGCGATGGAACGCATCGGTCAGCGTCAAGATCGCCGAGCTTGGCGGCATGTCGGTGAAGGTGCAGGATCTGTCGATTGCGCTGGCGCTCAGCAACGGCAAGCTGACGCTGCGCCCGGCGGCTACCATCGGCGGTGGCCAGGCGGGCTTCGACATCCAGATTGACGTCGCGCCGAACAATCCGGTCACCACGATCAATGCCTCCTCGTCGCGCGTGCCCCTCAATGAGATCCTCACCCTGCTGGGCTTCGGTACCGGCTTCAGCGATCTGGCGGTCGATATCGACCTTCGCCTGCGCGGCACCGGTCGTTCGCTGCGCGACGCAATGGGGGTGGCCTCCGGCAGTGTCGAGTTCGCGGCTTCGTCGGGCGTGATGGCGCCGGACGCGCTGCCCGTCTTCCCGCCGCAATGGTCGAAGCTGCTTGCCTTCGGCGAACCCGGCAACGGCCACATCAACTGCATTGGTGGCCGCATCGACATCAACAATGGCGTGGCCAGCATGCGCCGCTTCGCGCTCGATGCGCCGCGCTTCACCGCCGTTGGCGGCGGCTATCTGCACATGCGCAATGAGCAGCTCGAGGTCGTCCTGTGGTCGGAGCCGCGCGAGGTGGCGCTGATGCAGATCGCCGTGCCGTTGCGCATCAAGGGCAACCTCGCGCGCGTCTCCGGTAACGTAGATATGGGTGCCAACAAGCTGCCCGCCGGCGTGCCGCCGCAGGTGCGTATCCCAAGCCTGACCGCAGCGATTGCTGCGTCGGGCCGAAGACCGCCCGGTGACGCCGGCAGTGCTGCGTCGCCCAATGCCTGCGCCCGCGTCGCCGCGCGGATCGACGGCCTGAGGCCGTTGATGCGCCTGCAATTGCCGCAGCCACCGGCGATCCCGATCGATCGTCCACCGCGCCCGCCGCGTCGTCCGCGATGA
- a CDS encoding RluA family pseudouridine synthase has protein sequence MSDTGAPGVQQVTVEADDAEIRLDRWFRRHHPGLTHGRLEQLLRGGQIRLDGKRAKSGDRVAAGQVIRIPPLEIQPADGQKRAISAPPGLIEDLKSRIVHRDPLVLVLNKPPGLAVQGGSRTSVHVDGMLDSLKFEATERPRLVHRLDRDTSGLLVLGRTAGAAAKLAESFRRRDTTKLYWAILVGVPKAERGRIDLPLAKTAVGRRGREAMAVDHEEGDDAITDYVVADTVGKHVALAVLRPLTGRTHQLRAHCAALGTPILGDVKYGPRPGTEGLPSEAEAGLHLHAARLVMPHPRSGRLDLFAEPPPHFRRTMTAFGFSSPRDVAPGTR, from the coding sequence ATGAGCGACACAGGCGCGCCTGGCGTCCAGCAGGTCACGGTCGAGGCCGACGATGCCGAGATCCGCCTCGATCGCTGGTTCCGCCGCCATCATCCCGGACTGACCCATGGGCGGCTGGAGCAGTTGCTGCGCGGTGGCCAGATCCGTCTCGACGGCAAGCGCGCCAAGTCGGGCGACCGGGTGGCCGCCGGCCAGGTGATCCGCATCCCGCCTCTGGAAATCCAGCCCGCCGACGGGCAAAAGCGCGCCATCTCCGCGCCGCCGGGGCTGATCGAAGACCTCAAGTCCCGCATCGTCCATCGCGACCCGCTGGTCCTGGTCCTGAACAAGCCGCCCGGCCTGGCGGTTCAGGGTGGCAGCCGCACCTCGGTGCACGTCGACGGCATGCTCGATTCGCTCAAATTCGAGGCCACGGAGCGGCCGCGCCTGGTGCATCGTCTTGATCGCGACACCAGCGGCCTGCTGGTGCTCGGCCGCACCGCCGGGGCGGCCGCCAAGCTCGCGGAGTCGTTCCGCCGTCGCGACACCACCAAGCTCTATTGGGCCATCCTCGTCGGCGTGCCCAAGGCCGAGCGGGGCCGCATCGATCTGCCGCTGGCCAAGACCGCCGTGGGCCGCCGCGGTCGCGAGGCGATGGCGGTGGACCACGAGGAGGGCGACGATGCGATCACCGACTACGTGGTCGCCGACACCGTGGGCAAGCATGTCGCACTGGCGGTGCTGCGACCGCTGACCGGACGGACGCATCAACTGCGCGCCCATTGCGCGGCCTTGGGCACACCGATCCTCGGCGACGTCAAATACGGTCCACGACCGGGCACCGAGGGGCTGCCGTCGGAGGCTGAAGCGGGGCTGCACCTGCACGCCGCCCGCCTCGTCATGCCGCATCCGCGAAGCGGCCGGCTCGACCTCTTTGCCGAACCGCCGCCGCATTTTCGTCGTACTATGACTGCATTCGGGTTCTCCTCGCCGCGCGACGTGGCGCCGGGCACCCGCTAA
- a CDS encoding dienelactone hydrolase family protein, producing the protein MGDLDLTAEIERLAFETLTPVAPLAPPAATVTARLFRPDGHARPAPAMVILSSSAGVQRHRELYYARRLAEAGVAACVVDSFGPRGVRSTVADQSRVSAFQMECDAVAALRLLREDPAIDGGRIGVMGVSKGGVAAINSAIAVRRAWRGVDDDFALHVGICPGCVAQHRNATTTGRPVFFMLARHDDYTPARFAIDYAQRMRAAGNSAIRVKVYMAHHGWESIGPVYAIANAQNYSRCANLIEDDGRHFVAAAGRAMSEAEYRQWVRDNNLLDFGAHAGGGSASLRDRATEDLLGFLAVHGFRQ; encoded by the coding sequence ATGGGTGACCTGGACCTGACCGCCGAAATCGAGCGGCTCGCTTTCGAGACGTTGACCCCGGTGGCGCCGCTGGCGCCGCCGGCGGCGACCGTCACGGCCCGGCTGTTCCGTCCGGACGGCCACGCTCGACCGGCGCCGGCCATGGTGATCCTCAGCAGCAGCGCCGGCGTGCAGCGGCATCGCGAGCTCTACTATGCCCGACGCCTGGCCGAGGCGGGCGTCGCCGCCTGCGTGGTCGACAGCTTCGGCCCGCGTGGCGTGCGCTCGACCGTGGCCGACCAGTCGAGGGTTTCGGCCTTCCAGATGGAATGCGATGCGGTCGCCGCCCTGCGCCTGCTGCGCGAGGACCCGGCGATCGACGGCGGGCGCATCGGTGTCATGGGCGTATCCAAGGGCGGCGTCGCAGCGATCAACAGCGCCATCGCCGTGCGCCGGGCCTGGCGCGGCGTCGATGACGACTTCGCCCTGCATGTCGGCATCTGCCCGGGCTGCGTGGCGCAGCATCGCAATGCCACGACCACCGGCCGGCCGGTCTTCTTCATGCTGGCGCGCCACGACGACTACACGCCGGCGCGTTTCGCCATCGACTATGCCCAGCGCATGCGCGCCGCCGGCAACAGCGCCATCCGCGTCAAGGTCTACATGGCACACCACGGCTGGGAATCGATCGGTCCTGTCTACGCGATCGCCAACGCGCAGAACTATTCACGCTGCGCCAACCTGATCGAGGACGACGGTCGGCATTTCGTGGCGGCGGCCGGACGCGCCATGAGCGAGGCCGAGTACCGGCAATGGGTCCGCGACAACAACCTGCTGGATTTCGGCGCCCATGCCGGCGGCGGGTCGGCGTCGCTCAGAGATCGGGCCACCGAGGACTTGCTGGGGTTCCTGGCAGTGCACGGGTTCAGGCAGTGA
- a CDS encoding L,D-transpeptidase family protein translates to MRLFSGVAARVASLVQLVALATGFVAILAVSAAAQGDVVSLALRERVKQAVQASTDYAAPIHGAIEKHYQERSFEPLWLKDGRRSEKATALLAALRSLTADGLEPEDYDVSAVEKLLDSQTALDLARGDFLLTRGLLLAAADLSTGRVNANAIDKDMSPVQRKPDYDLLLRDGAAHADPKAFFETLMPQGVQYPALKKALVEWREKARTIRYTTVPPVTTLLRPGAVDPRIAVIRTRLAETEPNVPEPGANGPNHYDDALVDAVKRYQEEHNLSVDGVIGAKTVFSLNIPIEERVQQVVVNLDRRRWAAETPGERFVMINAADYSMYFFDEGRIAFRSKVIVGKPNEQTPEITSTLITFQTNPYWTVPSSIAGKEHLPLLRRDPYALQKSNMRIFTDWSSDTELDPASVDWESINPKAFPYRIRQEPGPGNALGYIFFGFKNKYGIYMHDTASRFLFTQGSRNFSYGCIRLQNPFDFVEAAFKSSEMKARVAAAANSGRQASFGFSKPIDIHVTYQTVFADLDGKVQFRDDVYGRDRKVAAAMKRVRVLEKRSS, encoded by the coding sequence TTGAGGCTCTTTTCTGGCGTGGCGGCACGTGTTGCATCCCTCGTGCAACTTGTTGCCCTTGCCACCGGCTTCGTGGCGATCCTCGCCGTCTCGGCGGCAGCCCAGGGCGACGTGGTGTCCCTGGCCCTGCGCGAACGGGTCAAGCAGGCGGTCCAGGCCAGCACGGACTACGCCGCCCCGATCCACGGCGCGATCGAGAAGCACTACCAGGAGCGGTCCTTCGAGCCGCTGTGGCTCAAGGACGGGCGCCGCAGCGAGAAGGCCACCGCCCTGCTCGCCGCCCTGCGCAGCCTGACCGCCGATGGACTGGAACCCGAAGACTATGACGTCTCGGCCGTCGAGAAGCTGCTGGACTCGCAGACCGCGCTGGACCTCGCCCGGGGCGACTTCCTGCTGACCCGTGGATTGCTGTTGGCCGCCGCCGACCTGTCGACCGGACGGGTCAACGCCAACGCCATCGACAAGGACATGTCGCCTGTCCAGCGCAAGCCGGACTACGACCTGCTGCTGCGTGACGGAGCGGCCCATGCCGATCCCAAGGCCTTCTTCGAGACCCTCATGCCGCAGGGCGTACAGTATCCGGCCCTGAAGAAGGCGCTGGTCGAGTGGCGCGAGAAGGCCCGCACCATCCGCTACACCACCGTCCCGCCGGTGACCACGCTGCTCAGGCCCGGCGCCGTCGACCCACGCATCGCCGTCATCCGCACCCGCCTGGCCGAGACCGAGCCCAACGTACCTGAGCCCGGTGCCAACGGCCCGAATCACTACGATGATGCGCTGGTCGACGCGGTCAAGCGTTACCAGGAGGAGCACAATCTCAGCGTTGACGGTGTGATCGGCGCCAAGACCGTCTTCTCCCTAAACATCCCGATCGAAGAGCGGGTGCAGCAGGTCGTGGTCAACCTCGACCGCCGCCGCTGGGCGGCGGAAACCCCGGGCGAGCGCTTCGTGATGATCAACGCTGCCGACTATTCGATGTACTTCTTCGACGAGGGCAGGATCGCCTTCCGCAGCAAGGTCATCGTCGGCAAGCCCAATGAGCAGACGCCGGAGATCACCAGCACGCTGATCACCTTCCAGACCAACCCCTACTGGACGGTGCCCAGCTCGATCGCCGGCAAGGAACACCTGCCGCTGCTGCGACGCGATCCCTACGCGCTGCAGAAATCGAACATGCGCATCTTCACCGACTGGTCGAGCGATACCGAGCTCGACCCCGCCTCCGTGGACTGGGAATCGATCAATCCCAAGGCCTTCCCCTACCGCATCCGCCAGGAGCCGGGCCCCGGCAACGCGCTTGGCTACATCTTCTTCGGCTTCAAGAACAAGTACGGCATATACATGCACGACACCGCGTCGCGCTTCCTGTTCACCCAGGGCAGCCGCAATTTCAGCTACGGCTGCATCCGGCTGCAGAACCCATTCGACTTCGTCGAAGCGGCGTTCAAGAGCAGCGAGATGAAGGCGCGCGTCGCGGCGGCGGCCAATTCCGGCAGGCAGGCGAGCTTCGGATTCAGCAAGCCGATCGACATCCACGTCACCTACCAGACCGTATTCGCCGACCTGGACGGCAAGGTTCAGTTCCGCGACGACGTCTACGGCCGCGACCGCAAGGTCGCCGCCGCAATGAAGCGGGTGCGGGTGTTGGAGAAGCGCTCGTCGTAG